A window of the Streptomyces sp. NBC_00454 genome harbors these coding sequences:
- a CDS encoding Scr1 family TA system antitoxin-like transcriptional regulator, giving the protein MKMVGKQVAAARIAKNLTQKQLGELVNLDAETIASIEQGRRALMPNVAELMDQVLGLPGLLAVAAHEMPLVDTTPPWAEEYMDLEDRAVALSWYESIRIPGLLQTESYARALFRNRVPAHPEEEIEALTVRRVARHAILRRKAPPSISFILWEAAFQARIGGEEVYLEQLHHLRTCMDLPNITLQILPFGQTTHPGLNGPFILLETPDHQHFAYSEMQRGSLLISNADEVSILARRYAMLRTQALNTEQTRGLLSRLLGET; this is encoded by the coding sequence ATGAAGATGGTCGGCAAGCAGGTGGCCGCGGCCCGCATCGCGAAGAACCTGACCCAGAAACAGCTCGGAGAGCTGGTCAATCTGGACGCGGAGACCATCGCGTCGATCGAGCAGGGGCGGCGGGCGCTGATGCCGAATGTCGCGGAGCTCATGGACCAGGTACTGGGGCTGCCCGGGCTGCTGGCCGTGGCTGCACACGAAATGCCGCTGGTGGATACGACTCCTCCATGGGCGGAGGAGTACATGGATCTGGAAGACAGAGCCGTTGCGCTCTCCTGGTACGAGTCCATCCGCATCCCGGGGCTACTCCAGACCGAAAGCTACGCAAGGGCCCTGTTCCGCAACCGCGTACCGGCCCACCCCGAGGAAGAGATCGAAGCTCTCACCGTCCGCCGTGTAGCCAGGCATGCCATCTTGCGCCGCAAGGCCCCACCGAGCATCAGCTTCATCCTCTGGGAAGCCGCATTCCAGGCCCGCATCGGCGGGGAGGAGGTCTATCTGGAGCAGCTGCACCATCTGCGCACCTGTATGGACCTACCGAACATCACACTGCAGATCCTGCCCTTTGGGCAGACCACCCACCCAGGCCTCAACGGTCCGTTCATCCTTCTGGAGACGCCGGACCACCAGCACTTCGCGTACTCCGAAATGCAGCGCGGCAGCCTGTTGATCTCCAATGCGGACGAGGTCAGCATCCTCGCCCGCAGGTATGCAATGCTGCGGACTCAGGCCCTCAACACCGAGCAGACGCGAGG
- a CDS encoding ATP-binding protein — MNLHTRPALVRDRLYLRSPRTVAAARHFTRDTLDVWGRADRQHDVLLCVSELATNALRHGVPRGRGYLLRLLTFDGTVRVEVHDSGPGLSRMTERPPGRGLAIVDGLADAWGVLPRAPGKVVWCEFRFR, encoded by the coding sequence GTGAATCTGCATACTCGACCCGCCCTCGTGCGGGACCGGCTCTACCTGCGCTCACCCCGAACCGTCGCAGCTGCGCGCCACTTCACACGTGACACCTTGGACGTGTGGGGGAGGGCCGACCGGCAGCACGACGTGTTGCTCTGCGTGAGCGAACTGGCCACCAACGCGCTGCGCCACGGGGTCCCGCGGGGCCGGGGCTACCTGCTGCGGCTGCTCACCTTCGACGGCACGGTCCGGGTCGAGGTCCACGACAGCGGGCCCGGGCTCTCGCGGATGACGGAGCGGCCGCCGGGGCGGGGGCTGGCGATCGTGGACGGCCTCGCCGACGCCTGGGGCGTGCTGCCCCGGGCGCCGGGCAAGGTCGTGTGGTGCGAGTTCCGCTTCCGCTGA
- a CDS encoding SRPBCC family protein codes for MTYAVDPVARLRIMAAAIPGARVVETLLPAPFETVWAVMSDLEGEFGRFQPDMRSVRVLRVTGDRVEALARSKYGPRAHFRGVLRPGWCWLQSRFLIIGMAATPEPGGGTRIALTGGVRVPGRGAIVPFGAKSELEQAACRLKERLS; via the coding sequence ATGACGTACGCAGTGGACCCCGTGGCCCGGCTGCGCATCATGGCCGCCGCGATCCCCGGCGCGAGGGTCGTGGAGACGCTCCTCCCCGCCCCCTTCGAAACCGTCTGGGCGGTGATGTCCGACCTGGAGGGCGAGTTCGGCCGCTTCCAGCCGGACATGCGCAGCGTCCGCGTGCTGCGCGTGACGGGCGACCGCGTGGAGGCCCTGGCCCGCAGCAAATACGGCCCGCGCGCCCACTTCCGCGGAGTCCTGCGCCCGGGCTGGTGCTGGCTCCAGAGCCGCTTCCTGATCATCGGCATGGCCGCGACCCCGGAGCCGGGCGGCGGAACCCGCATCGCCCTGACGGGCGGGGTCCGGGTTCCGGGGCGGGGGGCGATCGTCCCGTTCGGGGCGAAATCGGAGCTGGAGCAGGCTGCCTGTCGGCTGAAAGAAAGGCTTTCGTGA
- a CDS encoding RNA polymerase sigma factor, with translation MNVPPLGGGPLTPSARDRGVALARAARAGNTLALHDLLDHLTPYIARICTPIALADGPDATQEALLAVFRSLRSLRDPETLYGWVRSIAVREAVRTARRAGRDRPAELADVPGRGDPQLAADIEDVLARLSPAHRAVLVLRDIEGLDEESAAALLGVPPGTAKSRLHRARTSFRKAWFS, from the coding sequence GTGAACGTCCCTCCCCTCGGTGGCGGCCCCCTCACCCCCTCCGCCCGCGACCGCGGAGTCGCCCTCGCCCGGGCGGCCCGCGCCGGCAACACCCTGGCGCTGCACGACCTCCTCGACCACCTGACCCCGTACATCGCCCGGATCTGCACGCCGATCGCCCTCGCGGACGGCCCGGACGCCACGCAGGAGGCCCTGCTCGCCGTCTTCCGGTCGCTCCGCTCCCTGCGGGACCCGGAGACCCTGTACGGCTGGGTCCGCTCCATCGCGGTCCGCGAAGCCGTCCGCACCGCCCGGCGTGCGGGCCGCGACCGCCCGGCCGAACTGGCCGACGTACCCGGTCGCGGCGACCCGCAGCTCGCCGCCGACATCGAGGACGTCCTGGCCCGGCTCTCGCCCGCCCACCGGGCCGTCCTCGTGCTGCGCGACATCGAAGGCCTGGACGAGGAGTCCGCGGCCGCCCTGCTCGGCGTCCCCCCGGGCACCGCCAAGTCCCGGCTGCACCGGGCCCGTACGAGCTTCAGGAAGGCGTGGTTCTCATGA
- a CDS encoding DUF3995 domain-containing protein: MTHTAAGTGTRTAGAGAGGAAAAGIAVAASTSPPWRRRSGTALAALLAVDGLAHLYWATGRTWPAVDERALSLAVLGMEGVSFAPPVVLPLAALTLTGAAAVLAHAHGRGGRPARLVTAAVATGLAVRGLAGLGWTAGLLDTPPDSPFAALNLALYTPACLAFGWAAARLARAR; this comes from the coding sequence ATGACACACACGGCAGCGGGTACGGGGACACGGACGGCGGGGGCCGGGGCCGGGGGTGCGGCCGCAGCCGGCATCGCAGTCGCGGCCTCCACCTCACCGCCCTGGCGCAGGCGTTCGGGCACCGCCCTGGCCGCCCTCCTCGCCGTGGACGGCCTCGCGCACCTGTACTGGGCCACGGGCCGGACCTGGCCCGCCGTCGACGAGCGGGCGCTCTCCCTCGCCGTACTCGGCATGGAGGGGGTGTCCTTCGCCCCGCCCGTGGTGCTGCCGCTCGCCGCGCTCACCCTGACCGGCGCGGCCGCCGTGCTCGCGCACGCCCACGGCCGCGGCGGCCGCCCCGCCCGCCTGGTGACGGCGGCCGTCGCCACGGGGCTGGCCGTACGGGGCCTCGCGGGCCTGGGCTGGACCGCCGGTCTCCTCGACACCCCGCCCGACAGTCCCTTCGCCGCCCTCAACCTCGCGCTCTACACCCCCGCCTGCCTGGCCTTCGGCTGGGCGGCGGCCCGTCTGGCGAGAGCCCGGTGA